In a single window of the Myxococcales bacterium genome:
- a CDS encoding hybrid sensor histidine kinase/response regulator has product MIKKSAKKSAESRGKKREDSRIAELQSQLSELKKLVSILERGKYMWESTFDAISSPVQIISKDYEILRANISLAEIAKSDIRKIIGRKCYEVFAGRDVPCTGCPVLVKSKGKKPSVSLLANKIFGREFEVSAYRYTGDDKGSIILHYRDVSEERRLQREVIQQEKMAAIGMLAGGVAHEINNPLGGIIAFAQLLKRDAAEYPVIKDDLDAIEEAAGRCKKIVADLLDFSRSSREGELAPTDLNVILEKVFPFIRREMQSLNVELIFDAAGRLPRVMARADRLQQVFLNLMTNACHSMNKGGKLFVSTSSSEGGKKVVVKIRDTGHGISSEVRDQIFNPFFTTKEPGKGTGLGLSISYRIVREHGGTITFEDVEGGGTEFVVLLPASK; this is encoded by the coding sequence ATGATTAAAAAATCCGCAAAAAAATCTGCTGAAAGCAGGGGTAAGAAGAGGGAGGATTCGAGGATCGCTGAGCTTCAGTCCCAGCTTTCGGAGCTGAAAAAGCTCGTATCCATTCTCGAACGCGGGAAGTACATGTGGGAGTCAACTTTCGATGCCATCTCCTCGCCGGTGCAAATCATATCCAAGGATTATGAGATACTGAGGGCCAATATATCCCTCGCAGAAATAGCCAAGTCTGATATCAGGAAGATAATAGGTAGAAAATGCTACGAAGTCTTCGCGGGCAGGGATGTTCCATGCACGGGCTGCCCGGTTCTCGTGAAGTCGAAAGGAAAAAAGCCCTCTGTTTCACTGCTGGCAAACAAGATATTCGGGAGGGAATTCGAGGTCAGCGCATATCGTTACACAGGGGATGACAAGGGTTCCATCATACTTCATTACAGGGATGTCTCTGAGGAGCGGCGCTTGCAGCGAGAGGTGATCCAGCAGGAGAAGATGGCCGCGATAGGGATGCTCGCAGGCGGCGTGGCGCATGAGATCAATAATCCGCTCGGAGGGATAATCGCCTTTGCGCAGCTTCTCAAACGCGATGCTGCTGAGTATCCCGTGATCAAGGACGACCTCGATGCGATAGAGGAAGCGGCGGGGCGCTGCAAAAAAATTGTCGCCGATCTTCTCGATTTTTCCAGGAGCTCAAGGGAGGGGGAACTCGCACCGACCGACCTGAACGTAATTCTAGAAAAAGTTTTTCCATTCATTCGCAGGGAGATGCAATCCTTAAATGTAGAGCTGATATTCGACGCTGCCGGCAGGCTCCCCAGGGTGATGGCTAGGGCGGACAGGCTCCAGCAGGTTTTTCTCAACCTCATGACCAACGCCTGCCACTCGATGAATAAGGGCGGGAAGCTCTTCGTTTCGACATCTTCTTCGGAGGGCGGAAAGAAGGTGGTCGTGAAGATCAGAGACACCGGACACGGAATATCTTCCGAGGTACGCGACCAGATTTTCAATCCTTTTTTTACGACTAAGGAGCCGGGAAAAGGAACGGGGCTTGGTCTTTCCATAAGCTACAGGATAGTTCGCGAGCACGGCGGCACTATAACATTCGAGGATGTGGAGGGCGGCGGCACGGAATTCGTTGTGCTTTTGCCAGCGTCCAAATGA